One segment of Rosa chinensis cultivar Old Blush chromosome 6, RchiOBHm-V2, whole genome shotgun sequence DNA contains the following:
- the LOC112173325 gene encoding probable polygalacturonase isoform X2, which translates to MKRLVSRHPTVVQPFLVVFSYFQFALVLVLGFTSALQYDGECENKKALNPRPHSVSLLEFGAVGDGKTLNTVAFQNAVFYVKSFADKGGAQLYVPPGRWLTGSFNLTSHLTLFLETGATILGSQDYTHWEIEEPLPSYGRGIDFPGWRYRSLINGDDLHDVVITGGNGTIDGQGSVWWEQFSSHSLNYSRPHLVEFTRCDHIVISNLTFLNSPAWNIHPTYCRYVKVQNLTVHASPASPYTSGIVPDSSEHVCIENCNISMGHDAIVLKSGWDEYGIAYGKPTKSVHIRAVNLQSSLGSGLAFGSEMSGGILNVLVERLHLSNSFVGIELKTTRGRGGYMKDIVISNVEMHNIHTAIQVTGQSGSHPDDKFDPDQVPFVKGITFDNMVGSNITFAGNFSGIYESPFTSICLSNVSFSMNWDSSSSWFCSDVKGFSQKVSPEPCSDLKESSFNASSSCFFSLYPYNYATDF; encoded by the exons ATGAAGAGGCTAGTAA GTAGGCATCCAACTGTGGTTCAaccttttcttgttgttttttcttattttcagtTTGCGCTGGTTTTGGTTCTGGGATTTACTAGTGCATTACAGTACGATGGAGAATGTGAAAACAAGAAGGCATTGAATCCCAGGCCACACAGTGTGTCGCTTTTGGAGTTTGGGGCAGTCGGAGATGGGAAAACATTGAACACAGTAGCTTTCCAAAATGCCGTTTTCTATGTCAAGTCATTTGCTGACAAGGGTGGTGCTCAGCTCTATGTTCCGCCTGGCCGGTGGCTCACTGGGAGCTTTAACCTCACCAGCCACCTCACGCTCTTCCTTGAGACCGGTGCAACTATTCTTGGATCCCAG GACTATACTCACTGGGAAATTGAGGAACCCCTTCCTTCTTATGGTCGCGGGATTGATTTTCCAGGTTGGAGATATCGTAGCTTGATCAACGGTGATGATCTACACGATGTGGTGATAACAG GTGGTAATGGAACCATAGATGGACAGGGTTCTGTGTGGTGGGAGCAATTCAGCTCTCATTCGTTGAATTACAGCAGACCACATCTTGTGGAATTCACCAGATGTGATCATATCGTTATATCGAATCTGACTTTCTTGAACTCCCCGGCTTGGAACATTCATCCTACATATTGCAG GTATGTGAAAGTCCAAAACTTAACTGTTCATGCTTCTCCTGCATCTCCATATACTAGCGGAATAGTCCCAG ATTCTTCTGAGCATGTTTGCATTGAGAACTGCAACATTAGTATGGGTCATGATGCAATTGTTCTTAAGAGCGGTTGGGATGAGTATGGAATCGCCTATGGCAAACCGACCAAAAGTGTACACATCCGGGCCGTCAACCTTCAATCTTCTTTAGGCTCCGGCCTGGCATTTGGGAGTGAGATGTCTGGAGGCATTTTAAACGTACTAGTAGAGCGGCTTCATCTGTCTAACTCATTCGTTGGCATTGAACTCAAGACAAccagaggaagaggaggatatATGAAAGACATTGTTATATCGAATGTAGAAATGCACAACATTCACACAGCAATCCAGGTCACTGGTCAGAGTGGCTCTCATCCTGATGATAAGTTTGACCCTGATCAAGTTCCATTTGTTAAAGGAATCACCTTTGACAACATGGTCGGCAGTAATATTACATTTGCTGGGAATTTTTCTGGAATCTACGAATCACCTTTCACATCTATTTGTCTCTCAAATGTGTCATTCTCCATGAATTGGGATTCTTCTAGCTCATGGTTCTGTTCCGATGTGAAGGGGTTTTCCCAGAAGGTTTCTCCAGAACCATGTTCAGACCTCAAGGAATCATCTTTTAATGCTTCCTCATCTTGCTTCTTTTCCTTATACCCTTACAATTATGCTACAGATTTTTGA
- the LOC112173325 gene encoding probable polygalacturonase isoform X1, giving the protein MRGNCFCYGSVTKKKIVLEPPVIRVSLVFVEKGGKTHEEASRHPTVVQPFLVVFSYFQFALVLVLGFTSALQYDGECENKKALNPRPHSVSLLEFGAVGDGKTLNTVAFQNAVFYVKSFADKGGAQLYVPPGRWLTGSFNLTSHLTLFLETGATILGSQDYTHWEIEEPLPSYGRGIDFPGWRYRSLINGDDLHDVVITGGNGTIDGQGSVWWEQFSSHSLNYSRPHLVEFTRCDHIVISNLTFLNSPAWNIHPTYCRYVKVQNLTVHASPASPYTSGIVPDSSEHVCIENCNISMGHDAIVLKSGWDEYGIAYGKPTKSVHIRAVNLQSSLGSGLAFGSEMSGGILNVLVERLHLSNSFVGIELKTTRGRGGYMKDIVISNVEMHNIHTAIQVTGQSGSHPDDKFDPDQVPFVKGITFDNMVGSNITFAGNFSGIYESPFTSICLSNVSFSMNWDSSSSWFCSDVKGFSQKVSPEPCSDLKESSFNASSSCFFSLYPYNYATDF; this is encoded by the exons ATGCGTGGAAATTGCTTTTGTTATGGttctgtaacaaaaaaaaaaat AGTTTTAGAGCCTCCTGTTATCAGAGTTTCGCTGGTGTTTGTTGAGAAGGGTGGAAAGACTCATGAAGAGGCTA GTAGGCATCCAACTGTGGTTCAaccttttcttgttgttttttcttattttcagtTTGCGCTGGTTTTGGTTCTGGGATTTACTAGTGCATTACAGTACGATGGAGAATGTGAAAACAAGAAGGCATTGAATCCCAGGCCACACAGTGTGTCGCTTTTGGAGTTTGGGGCAGTCGGAGATGGGAAAACATTGAACACAGTAGCTTTCCAAAATGCCGTTTTCTATGTCAAGTCATTTGCTGACAAGGGTGGTGCTCAGCTCTATGTTCCGCCTGGCCGGTGGCTCACTGGGAGCTTTAACCTCACCAGCCACCTCACGCTCTTCCTTGAGACCGGTGCAACTATTCTTGGATCCCAG GACTATACTCACTGGGAAATTGAGGAACCCCTTCCTTCTTATGGTCGCGGGATTGATTTTCCAGGTTGGAGATATCGTAGCTTGATCAACGGTGATGATCTACACGATGTGGTGATAACAG GTGGTAATGGAACCATAGATGGACAGGGTTCTGTGTGGTGGGAGCAATTCAGCTCTCATTCGTTGAATTACAGCAGACCACATCTTGTGGAATTCACCAGATGTGATCATATCGTTATATCGAATCTGACTTTCTTGAACTCCCCGGCTTGGAACATTCATCCTACATATTGCAG GTATGTGAAAGTCCAAAACTTAACTGTTCATGCTTCTCCTGCATCTCCATATACTAGCGGAATAGTCCCAG ATTCTTCTGAGCATGTTTGCATTGAGAACTGCAACATTAGTATGGGTCATGATGCAATTGTTCTTAAGAGCGGTTGGGATGAGTATGGAATCGCCTATGGCAAACCGACCAAAAGTGTACACATCCGGGCCGTCAACCTTCAATCTTCTTTAGGCTCCGGCCTGGCATTTGGGAGTGAGATGTCTGGAGGCATTTTAAACGTACTAGTAGAGCGGCTTCATCTGTCTAACTCATTCGTTGGCATTGAACTCAAGACAAccagaggaagaggaggatatATGAAAGACATTGTTATATCGAATGTAGAAATGCACAACATTCACACAGCAATCCAGGTCACTGGTCAGAGTGGCTCTCATCCTGATGATAAGTTTGACCCTGATCAAGTTCCATTTGTTAAAGGAATCACCTTTGACAACATGGTCGGCAGTAATATTACATTTGCTGGGAATTTTTCTGGAATCTACGAATCACCTTTCACATCTATTTGTCTCTCAAATGTGTCATTCTCCATGAATTGGGATTCTTCTAGCTCATGGTTCTGTTCCGATGTGAAGGGGTTTTCCCAGAAGGTTTCTCCAGAACCATGTTCAGACCTCAAGGAATCATCTTTTAATGCTTCCTCATCTTGCTTCTTTTCCTTATACCCTTACAATTATGCTACAGATTTTTGA
- the LOC112173067 gene encoding major allergen Pru ar 1: MGVINLSQEFTSPVDAARLFKALIIDSHNLIPRLMPQAIKSIEIIQGDGGAGTIKQINFAEGTRFKYMKNRIDTLDVENLMCKYTLIEGDVLEDKIKSIAYEVRFVPSANGGCVCKMMSEYQAVGDFEINEEEIRGGKERAMGMYKVVEAYLFESPGAYE, translated from the exons ATGGGTGTCATCAATTTGAGCCAGGAGTTTACTAGTCCGGTAGATGCAGCAAGATTGTTCAAGGCCTTGATCATCGACTCCCACAACCTCATCCCAAGACTCATGCCTCAGGCCATTAAGAGCATCGAAATCATTCAGGGCGATGGAGGAGCAGGAACCATCAAACAGATCAATTTTGCTGAGG GTACTCGTTTCAAGTACATGAAGAACAGAATAGACACCCTGGATGTAGAAAACTTGATGTGCAAGTACACGCTGATTGAAGGCGATGTATTGGAGGACAAGATTAAGTCTATTGCTTATGAGGTGAGGTTTGTACCTTCTGCAAATGGAGGATGTGTTTGTAAGATGATGAGTGAGTACCAAGCTGTTGGTGACTTTgagatcaatgaagaagagatcaGGGGTGGCAAGGAAAGAGCAATGGGAATGTACAAAGTAGTTGAAGCTTACCTCTTCGAAAGTCCTGGTGCTTACGAATAG
- the LOC112173325 gene encoding probable polygalacturonase isoform X3, producing the protein MKRLFALVLVLGFTSALQYDGECENKKALNPRPHSVSLLEFGAVGDGKTLNTVAFQNAVFYVKSFADKGGAQLYVPPGRWLTGSFNLTSHLTLFLETGATILGSQDYTHWEIEEPLPSYGRGIDFPGWRYRSLINGDDLHDVVITGGNGTIDGQGSVWWEQFSSHSLNYSRPHLVEFTRCDHIVISNLTFLNSPAWNIHPTYCRYVKVQNLTVHASPASPYTSGIVPDSSEHVCIENCNISMGHDAIVLKSGWDEYGIAYGKPTKSVHIRAVNLQSSLGSGLAFGSEMSGGILNVLVERLHLSNSFVGIELKTTRGRGGYMKDIVISNVEMHNIHTAIQVTGQSGSHPDDKFDPDQVPFVKGITFDNMVGSNITFAGNFSGIYESPFTSICLSNVSFSMNWDSSSSWFCSDVKGFSQKVSPEPCSDLKESSFNASSSCFFSLYPYNYATDF; encoded by the exons ATGAAGAGGCTA tTTGCGCTGGTTTTGGTTCTGGGATTTACTAGTGCATTACAGTACGATGGAGAATGTGAAAACAAGAAGGCATTGAATCCCAGGCCACACAGTGTGTCGCTTTTGGAGTTTGGGGCAGTCGGAGATGGGAAAACATTGAACACAGTAGCTTTCCAAAATGCCGTTTTCTATGTCAAGTCATTTGCTGACAAGGGTGGTGCTCAGCTCTATGTTCCGCCTGGCCGGTGGCTCACTGGGAGCTTTAACCTCACCAGCCACCTCACGCTCTTCCTTGAGACCGGTGCAACTATTCTTGGATCCCAG GACTATACTCACTGGGAAATTGAGGAACCCCTTCCTTCTTATGGTCGCGGGATTGATTTTCCAGGTTGGAGATATCGTAGCTTGATCAACGGTGATGATCTACACGATGTGGTGATAACAG GTGGTAATGGAACCATAGATGGACAGGGTTCTGTGTGGTGGGAGCAATTCAGCTCTCATTCGTTGAATTACAGCAGACCACATCTTGTGGAATTCACCAGATGTGATCATATCGTTATATCGAATCTGACTTTCTTGAACTCCCCGGCTTGGAACATTCATCCTACATATTGCAG GTATGTGAAAGTCCAAAACTTAACTGTTCATGCTTCTCCTGCATCTCCATATACTAGCGGAATAGTCCCAG ATTCTTCTGAGCATGTTTGCATTGAGAACTGCAACATTAGTATGGGTCATGATGCAATTGTTCTTAAGAGCGGTTGGGATGAGTATGGAATCGCCTATGGCAAACCGACCAAAAGTGTACACATCCGGGCCGTCAACCTTCAATCTTCTTTAGGCTCCGGCCTGGCATTTGGGAGTGAGATGTCTGGAGGCATTTTAAACGTACTAGTAGAGCGGCTTCATCTGTCTAACTCATTCGTTGGCATTGAACTCAAGACAAccagaggaagaggaggatatATGAAAGACATTGTTATATCGAATGTAGAAATGCACAACATTCACACAGCAATCCAGGTCACTGGTCAGAGTGGCTCTCATCCTGATGATAAGTTTGACCCTGATCAAGTTCCATTTGTTAAAGGAATCACCTTTGACAACATGGTCGGCAGTAATATTACATTTGCTGGGAATTTTTCTGGAATCTACGAATCACCTTTCACATCTATTTGTCTCTCAAATGTGTCATTCTCCATGAATTGGGATTCTTCTAGCTCATGGTTCTGTTCCGATGTGAAGGGGTTTTCCCAGAAGGTTTCTCCAGAACCATGTTCAGACCTCAAGGAATCATCTTTTAATGCTTCCTCATCTTGCTTCTTTTCCTTATACCCTTACAATTATGCTACAGATTTTTGA